In the genome of Gemmatimonadaceae bacterium, the window CCTGCTGGAGCGGTTGTTCGGCAACGCGAAAACGCTGGCGCAGCATCGGGGTCACCGGTTGGTCGTGGCCACGCGACCGGCACAGCCTCCGGACATTTCCGACGAGTTGATTACGCCGTTCACCGACCCGCACGTTTTTCGTGACGTTCCCGTTTCGCTGCGCGGCCGCGCGTTCACGCTCTCTACGCGTCCAGGCGTGTTCTCCTGGGAGCATCTGGATGAGGCGACCGAGGTGTTGGCCGGCTTGATCGACATCACGCCCGGCGAGCGCGTCCTCGATATCGGATGCGGCGCTGGCGCGCTGGGTGTGGTGGCCGCACACCTGTCCCACACGGGAGTGGTCTGCCTGGTGGATGTGGACAGTGAAGCGGTGCGGTGCGCGACGCAGACACTGCACGCCGCAGGTGTCGCCAACGCCCGCGCGCTGGTGAGTGACGTCGCGTCAGCGGTGCGGGACGAGTCGTTCGATGTGGTGGTGGCGAATCCGCCGTTCCACGTGGGCACACAGGTCGATCTCGACGTGCCTCGTCAGTTCATCCGGGACGCATTTGATGTGCTGGTCCCCGGGGGGCGGGTGTTGCTGGTGGCCAATCGCACGCTGCCTTACGAAGCGATGCTGTCCGCGCAGTTTGGCGCCTATCGTTCGCTGTACGACGGACGTCGGTTCAAGGTGCTCTCGGCGCGCCGGGCGTAACCGACGTCCGTAGCACGGCGCATTCGGCGGGCGTCAGCAGTCGCCATGACCCGATGGCCTGATCACCGAGCGAGAGCGGACCGACCTCGATGCGCTCCAGTGTGGTGACGTGGTTGCCGACCGCGGCAAACATGCGGCGCACTTGATGGTAGCGGCCCTCGTCGAGTGTCAGCTGCACGCAGCGGTCATCCAGCACGTCGAGTGCAACCGGCGCCAGCGGATCGGCTTCGGCGGCCAACCGCAGGGTGCCGCTGGCAAAGCGTTCGCGCTCGTCGCCGCGCAAGGGCTCCGACAGTGTGGCTACATACACCTTGGACACATGCGAACGAGGTGACGTGAGACGATGATTGAGCGCGCCGTCATCGGTCAGCAGCAAGAGCCCTGACGTGTCGCGATCAAGCCGGCCAACCGGCGCCATCATCGGTGAGCGCAACCGGAATCGCGCGGGGAGCAGATCGTATACGACGGGATTGGCCACATCGGTCGTCGAGCACACGTATCCCCACCGGTTTGTGCAACAGGACGACGGCAGCGGGTGGCGGATCCAGCGGCAGGCCATCCACCAACACGTCGTCGTGCCGGAAGGCGGCTTCGGCGCGCAAGACCGTGCCATGCGTATCCGTGACCCGTCGCTGCGTCATCAGGCGCGTGATGTCGCGACGGGTGCCGTAACCGAGATTGGCAAGGTGCTTCACAAGCTGGCTCATCCCGGCGGATCATAGCACATCGACGACCACGGGTCACTTGCCCTCGCCAGCATGCCGGGCACCCGGACTTCCGGGCACCTGCGTCCTCAACGAGTATTGTCCCATGCGACTCTCTCCGATGCGCCGCTCGTGTGCGGCGGCGATTTTGCTGTTCCTGGCGGCGGCCGGGCATTCGTTACCGCTCGCCGCGCAGGCCGCCGCGCGCACGGTGGCACACACCGACCGCCGCCTTCAGGCCAAGGTCGAGGCGTTGGTGCGGGGCTTCCATGGCGATGTCGGCGTCTACATAAAGCACCTTCGCACCGGGCGCACGGCGGCCGTCCACGCCGACGAGCTGTTCCCGACGGCCAGCCTCATCAAGGTCCCCATCCTTCTGGGCACGTTCGACGCGATGCAGCGCGGCCAATTGTCGTACGACTCGCTGCTCACCTTTCGGGATTCGCTGGTCTACAGCCGTGATGACCTGTCCGGCAATCTGCGCGACTCCACCAAGGTGGCGCTGGCCAAGCTGACGCTGTTGATGATCTCACTCAGCGACAATACCGCGTCGCTGTGGCTGCAGGGATTGGTGGGCGGCGCGACCATCAATGCGTGGCTGCACGATCACGGATTCGATTCCACGCGCGTCAATTCGCGAGTTCCGGGGCGGGAGGCCGCCCGCACGCAGTTTGGCTGGGGGCAAACGACGCCTCGCGAATTGGCGGGAATGCTCACCATGATTCGCGAAGGCCGCGCCGTTGACGTGGCCGCGAGTGAGGCCATGTACCGCACGCTCACGCGCAGCTACTGGAACGGTGAAGCGCTGTCGCAGGTGCCGCCGTGGGTGCAGGTCGCGTCCAAGCAGGGCATGGTCAACAAGTCGCGGTCGGAGGTCGTGCTGGTGAATGCCCCGTCGGGCGACTACGTGTTCGCCATCGCCACACGAAACCAGCAGGACTCAAGCTGGACCAACGACAACGAAGGCTACGTGGTGATTCGAAAACTGTCCGCGATGCTGTGGAAGGAATTCGAACCCCGACATCCGTACACGCCGCCGCCAACAGCCAAACGCTTTCTGCCGCCTGAAGAACCTTAGTTCAGCCCGTAGGTGACCGTCGTGACCACGCGTACGCGCTTGACCACCTGACTCTCTTCACTGATGCCGGCCGCCTGATCGCGCGGCAGAATCTCGAAGACGCCCTGGCTGCCGGTGCGAATCCCGGACAGCGTGCTCTTCGAATCACGCGCAAACTGCTCGGCACCTTCGCGCGCCCGCGCCGTGGCCTCGGCAATCATCGGCGGCTTGAGATCGTTCAGTTTGGTGAACACGAAGGTGGGGCCGCCCGTGCCGTACTCCTGTCCCGACGACAACACGACGCCATTGCGCACGAGTTCCGGCACGCGCTGACTGGCCGCTTGCACGACGTCCACTCTCGTCGAGCGGACCACCAGCGTCTGGCGGATGATGTATCGGCTGCTGTTCTGGTACCCGCCTGACGCGCGCTGATCCTGCACCGAGAACTCCTGCAACGTGATCTCGGTCCCGGCAGAATCGACACCGGTCTCTTTCAGAAATGTGCGAACCAGTTGGACGCTGCGCTCAAGCGAGGCGTTGGCGCGTGACAGGTCATCATCGGTGGCGACCAGACGCAACGGCCAGATGGCCAGGTCGGCCTTGGCCTCACGCTCCGCAACGCCGCGCACGGTCACGGTGCGATCGCCGGTGCGCATGCGCGCCACCCCGGCGCCTGCCAGATATCCGCCAGCGGCTATACCGAGCGCGAGCACGACTGCACCCACGGTGAGGGTGCGCGGCGACCAGGAAGCGTCAGTCATGATGGATTACCGGTGAATGGATTCGACTGCAAACGTCAACAGTGACAGGCGGACGTCGGTTATCGGGGAGTGACGGGCGCACTGGTGACCCACGCGGTCCACCAGATATCACGCAGCATCTCCGCCCCGGCCGCCAGGCGCGCCGAGGCGAATGCCTTTTGCTCCGGCGTACTGGTTTCGGGCTGGAAGGGCGAGGCCCTGTCCAATTCGTACAGGCGGTCGAGTTGCCCGAAACTGGTTGTCAGATACGTCACGATCGCCTCGCGCAAGTTGGGTAGGACGCGCGCGTCGTGGCTCATGCCGGCAAGCACGTCGGGAAGCTTGATGTGCGCTTGCACAAATGCCGATTCGAAGCGCGAATGAAACCGGTTGTCGCTGGTATAACCTTTCGGATTCTCGCCAACCCAACCGTTGTGATGTTTGGTGGTATGATGCGGGTTCGAGCCGTCGGCGACGTAGTGCCCGAGTATGCCAGCATCATCGATGATGCGCGACTCGATCCAGGCGCGCGTGGTCGAATCGGGTGCGATGCGCCACAAACGGAAATCCCCACGCAGTTGCTGCGCCAGTTCCAGCATCTCGAACGGCAACAGGCCCATCGTGCTGGCGGCTGCGCCGGCCTGCCGCAGCGTATCGGCGTAGCCGAATCGGTTGGGCGCGGCGAGCGCCGCCGCAAGGACGGACGGCGCCACCAGATCCATGTCGATGTAATGCTCAGGCGACGTCCCGCCTTCCAATGCCGGATCGAGAGTGCGCTCGGCGCGGTCTTTCCAGCGGTCAGGTTCGGGATTCAGATAGGCGAGTTGCTGACTGGCCGCACGAAAGAACTGCGGCATCTCCTCAGGCAATCGTTGGGCGGCCGCCAGCCCGGTGAGCCGATGTCCAACGTCGCCCCATGCGGCAAGGTTGGAGGGCAGCACGACGCAGGCGACGGCCAACACGGCGCGGGTGATTGAGCGGGCAGGGAATTGGCGCATGCCGAAACCTACCCCAAAACCCCTGTCATTCCACCGGCAGCCGGATCTCGACGCGGCAGCCGCCCGCCGCGTGATTGCTCATCACGAATGCATATCGGTCACCGTAGAGCATGGTGAGCCGGGAGCGCGTATTGGTGAGGCCGATTCCGAGGCCATCCACCGTCTGCGGGCGCACGGCCAGAAATCGTCCACTGGTGGTGATCAGTCCGTCGAGGCCCTTGCCATTGTCCTCCACCACCAGCAGCAGTGTGTCCCCGGAGCGGGTGACCGAAATCGTGATGGATTGGTCGGGATGGCCGGGGGCGAGTCCATGCTTGAGGGCGTTCTCCACCAACGGTTGCAGCAGAAAACTCGGCACATCGACATCAACCGCCGACGAGTCCACCTCGATGTCGACATCCAGTCCCGCGCCGTAGCGCACGCGCGCGATTTGCAGGTACAGCTCGACCAGCTCGATTTCCTGCCACAGCGGAATCGTCGAGGACGCGGCGCTGCGCAACGACAGTCGCAGGAGGTCGGCCACCCGCGTCAGCGTGCGTTGTGCCTCGCGCACGTCCTGCTCCATCAATTCCGCCACGGAGTTCAGCGCGTTGAACAGGAAATGCGGATTGAGTTGCATGCGCAACGCATCGAGCTGTGTGCGCGCCAGTTTCTGTTCGAGCACGGCCGCCGCCCGATCACGCTCCCGGAAGCGTCGGACGAACTCCACCATATAGGCAGCGCCAAGCACGGCCCAGTACAGCACAACCTGAAAGTCCAGATGATTGACGAGCACGATGCGGACGGCGAAGGCATAGCTCGTCACCTGCCCGATGGTACCAAACACATGGTCGAACCAGGCCAGCACCAGCACGTTGATGGCACAGACGATTGCGGTGGCCAGCACGTGCACACCAACCCAGGTGCCCAGTTTTCCCGCCCCCAGTCGCACGCGGTCGACCAACGTGAGGATGGCCTGCGACCAGCCGCCCCAGATTAGCCAGGCGCCACCCTGCCACACCAGCGCACGGCCAAAACCGTAGTGCGTTCCCGAGGCATCGCCCACCACAGTGAGCTGCAGCGCGGCCAGCGCCGCCGGCACGAGCCAGACCACGGCGAACATCCATCGCGTCAGACTGCGCAGCCGTTGGCCTTCATCGGCGATCGTCAGGGATTGGGACGAAGCAACCATTGGAGCCTTGAAAGGCGTCTTAGGTGAGACGGGGTGCAATCCCCGGGGGATTGTCGGAAACGCGTGCCGGACAACTGGATTGAAACTACCGGTCCGCGCGTCGTGTACGAAGAACATGACCTGCAACGATTGCGTGCCGTCTCACGTAGTTTGTCTCGATTCAACCTGCGCGAATGCCGCGCACACTGCGAGTCTCCGGAGGGGCCATCGTGCGAGTATTGATCGTAGATGACGGGCGCTGGCGCGCCAACGCGTGAGGCGCCTGCTGCAGAACGAAAGTGATGTCGAGATCATCGGGGAGGCGGAGACCGGCCGCGATGCGATCCGTATGATCACCGAGACGCATCCCGATCTCGTCTGCCTGGATGTGCAGATGCCCGAATTGGACGGATTCGGCGTGCTGGCCGAACTCGATGGCGAGACCATGCCGATGATCCTGTTCGTGACCGCGTACGATGAGCATGCGCAACGCGCGTTCGATGT includes:
- a CDS encoding methyltransferase, translated to MTGSVPQIFGPDYRAWQRGRVVVGDRAFHVATKPGLFAHGHEDPATQMLAAEVTECAGQRVVSMSCGNGLVGAVAAASGASQVWMTDRNALAIDASQRTLKANAVNGAVRMGHGAGPLPLDVMADVVAIRVVAERIPMLILLHDALRILRPGGRCLLAGANHEGAKSAARLLERLFGNAKTLAQHRGHRLVVATRPAQPPDISDELITPFTDPHVFRDVPVSLRGRAFTLSTRPGVFSWEHLDEATEVLAGLIDITPGERVLDIGCGAGALGVVAAHLSHTGVVCLVDVDSEAVRCATQTLHAAGVANARALVSDVASAVRDESFDVVVANPPFHVGTQVDLDVPRQFIRDAFDVLVPGGRVLLVANRTLPYEAMLSAQFGAYRSLYDGRRFKVLSARRA
- a CDS encoding serine hydrolase is translated as MRRSCAAAILLFLAAAGHSLPLAAQAAARTVAHTDRRLQAKVEALVRGFHGDVGVYIKHLRTGRTAAVHADELFPTASLIKVPILLGTFDAMQRGQLSYDSLLTFRDSLVYSRDDLSGNLRDSTKVALAKLTLLMISLSDNTASLWLQGLVGGATINAWLHDHGFDSTRVNSRVPGREAARTQFGWGQTTPRELAGMLTMIREGRAVDVAASEAMYRTLTRSYWNGEALSQVPPWVQVASKQGMVNKSRSEVVLVNAPSGDYVFAIATRNQQDSSWTNDNEGYVVIRKLSAMLWKEFEPRHPYTPPPTAKRFLPPEEP
- a CDS encoding SIMPL domain-containing protein — protein: MTDASWSPRTLTVGAVVLALGIAAGGYLAGAGVARMRTGDRTVTVRGVAEREAKADLAIWPLRLVATDDDLSRANASLERSVQLVRTFLKETGVDSAGTEITLQEFSVQDQRASGGYQNSSRYIIRQTLVVRSTRVDVVQAASQRVPELVRNGVVLSSGQEYGTGGPTFVFTKLNDLKPPMIAEATARAREGAEQFARDSKSTLSGIRTGSQGVFEILPRDQAAGISEESQVVKRVRVVTTVTYGLN
- a CDS encoding histidine kinase encodes the protein MVASSQSLTIADEGQRLRSLTRWMFAVVWLVPAALAALQLTVVGDASGTHYGFGRALVWQGGAWLIWGGWSQAILTLVDRVRLGAGKLGTWVGVHVLATAIVCAINVLVLAWFDHVFGTIGQVTSYAFAVRIVLVNHLDFQVVLYWAVLGAAYMVEFVRRFRERDRAAAVLEQKLARTQLDALRMQLNPHFLFNALNSVAELMEQDVREAQRTLTRVADLLRLSLRSAASSTIPLWQEIELVELYLQIARVRYGAGLDVDIEVDSSAVDVDVPSFLLQPLVENALKHGLAPGHPDQSITISVTRSGDTLLLVVEDNGKGLDGLITTSGRFLAVRPQTVDGLGIGLTNTRSRLTMLYGDRYAFVMSNHAAGGCRVEIRLPVE